In Thermorudis peleae, a genomic segment contains:
- the pyrE gene encoding orotate phosphoribosyltransferase, translating to MVNNPLFSLRACLREVGALQEGHFLLASGRHSDQYVEKFALLRQPRLVEAVCAALIARLPWRDQIDVVVGPTTGGILLAYEVARQLGVAAAYAERESEGAARRVFRRGTTFDPGTRVMVVDDILTTGGSVRETLAALEPYGVEVLGIAVLVDRSTTPVVFPVPFLALERLEIPSWEAAACPLCRQGVPLVKPGTSLSVQA from the coding sequence ATGGTGAATAATCCACTGTTTTCGCTCCGTGCATGCCTGCGAGAGGTGGGTGCTCTCCAGGAGGGACATTTTCTCTTGGCTTCTGGCCGGCATAGCGACCAGTATGTGGAGAAGTTCGCGCTGCTTCGCCAGCCACGGCTAGTTGAAGCTGTCTGCGCGGCATTGATTGCGCGCCTACCCTGGCGTGATCAGATCGATGTTGTCGTTGGCCCGACGACAGGCGGGATCCTGCTTGCATATGAGGTTGCCCGCCAGCTTGGCGTTGCTGCTGCTTATGCTGAACGTGAAAGCGAAGGGGCAGCACGTCGCGTCTTCCGCCGGGGTACAACCTTTGATCCTGGCACGAGAGTGATGGTGGTTGATGACATCCTGACCACCGGCGGATCGGTACGGGAGACACTTGCAGCGCTCGAGCCGTATGGCGTCGAGGTACTTGGCATTGCTGTCTTGGTCGATCGCAGTACGACACCGGTGGTGTTTCCTGTTCCATTCCTTGCGCTCGAGCGACTTGAAATTCCAAGTTGGGAAGCTGCAGCGTGTCCGCTCTGCCGTCAAGGCGTGCCGCTGGTCAAGCCTGGGACGTCGTTGTCCGTGCAAGCGTGA
- the carB gene encoding carbamoyl-phosphate synthase large subunit, protein MARLDVKTVLVIGSGPIIIGQAAEFDYSGSQALRALREEGVRSILVNSNPATIMTDEDIADVVYIEPLNVDVLHRIIARERPDGLLPTLGGQTGLNLAVQLAEAGILERYNVRLLGTPLEAIRKAEDRQLFKEFLISIGEPVVESTIAYSVEDALEFAKKVPLPLIIRPAYTLGGTGGGIAMTEDDLVRLVRRGINASPIGQVLVERSLLGWKELEYEVMRDSNDTCITVCNMENIDPMGVHTGDSIVVAPSQTLSDRDYQMLRSAALKIIRGLGIEGGCNIQFALDPKSSQYYVIEVNPRVSRSSALASKATGYPIARMSAKIALGRTLDELVNPVTGQTKASFEPALDYCVVKIPRWPFDKFSRADRTLSSQMKATGEVMAIDRSFEAALQKAVRGLETEQRDLRWEHPAWADPTALEEAIRWPNDLRLWAITAALRRGWEPEQISELSGIDPWFTRALRRIVTLERRLAQEPLTETLLWEAKRAGFADQTIAALNGCSITEVRTLRDQYDLHPVYKMVDTCAAEFAAATPYYYSTYEMEDEAPPLEGPKAVVIGSGPIRIGQGIEFDYCSVKSAQALHQRGVAAIMINNNPETVSTDFDASDRLYIEVLDEESVIEVLRHERGVNATYPPVVLQFGGQTAINLAQPLDAHGVPILGSSAETIDIAEDRRRFERFLAELGIPEPPGAGVTSLEEALAVAERIGYPVLVRPSYVLGGRAMEVVYSAEMLERYLHETAAFASGRPVLIDKYLEGKELEVDAICDGETVLIPGIMEHIERAGVHSGDSFAVYPALSLDPQTVNTLVTYTTRIALALGAIGLINIQFVYHQGQVYVLEVNPRASRTVPFLSKVTGVPMVEVATRIMLGESLRDQGYVGGLWPRQPLVAVKAPVFSMAKLPGAEVSLGPEMKSTGEAMGVDRTFAAALYKAMLAAGLSLQPHCGVLVSLADRDKPVGVELVAELVRMGHPIYATAGTAAALQQAGLPVAQVAKRINEGSPNVLDIILDGTVRAVINTPGPDDHMVRDGFQIRRAAVERGIPCITSIDTARALIQATLAGGAAFSVLPLPEYRQRITAGVAAAEEEPVYGE, encoded by the coding sequence GCATTCTTGAACGCTATAACGTGCGACTCCTCGGCACGCCGCTCGAAGCGATTCGGAAAGCTGAGGATCGACAGCTCTTCAAAGAATTCCTGATCAGTATTGGTGAGCCTGTCGTTGAGAGCACCATTGCCTATTCTGTTGAAGACGCGTTGGAATTCGCGAAAAAAGTGCCGCTGCCACTCATTATTCGCCCGGCTTACACGCTTGGTGGCACGGGTGGCGGTATTGCCATGACCGAGGATGATCTGGTACGTCTGGTACGGCGTGGGATCAATGCCAGTCCCATCGGACAAGTATTGGTCGAACGCTCCCTGCTTGGATGGAAAGAGCTCGAGTATGAGGTGATGCGTGATAGCAACGACACCTGCATCACTGTCTGCAACATGGAAAACATTGACCCCATGGGAGTCCACACCGGCGACAGTATCGTCGTTGCGCCAAGCCAGACGTTGAGTGACCGCGATTACCAGATGTTGCGTTCGGCCGCGCTCAAGATCATTCGCGGGCTCGGGATTGAGGGGGGCTGCAACATTCAATTTGCCCTTGATCCAAAGTCGTCACAGTACTACGTGATCGAAGTCAATCCGCGTGTTAGCCGGAGCTCTGCGCTCGCTTCAAAGGCAACAGGCTATCCCATCGCCCGAATGTCAGCCAAGATTGCCCTTGGGCGGACACTCGACGAGCTGGTTAACCCTGTAACCGGACAAACCAAGGCCTCGTTCGAGCCAGCGCTCGACTATTGCGTGGTGAAGATTCCGCGTTGGCCATTCGATAAGTTCAGCCGAGCTGACCGCACCCTGAGTAGCCAAATGAAGGCGACTGGGGAGGTTATGGCGATTGATCGCTCCTTTGAGGCGGCGCTCCAGAAGGCTGTGCGCGGCCTCGAGACGGAACAGCGCGATTTGCGGTGGGAGCATCCGGCTTGGGCTGATCCAACCGCGCTGGAAGAAGCGATTCGGTGGCCGAATGACTTGCGACTTTGGGCAATCACGGCAGCACTCCGTCGCGGCTGGGAGCCTGAGCAGATTAGCGAGCTCAGTGGCATTGATCCGTGGTTCACTCGGGCACTCCGTCGCATTGTGACGCTTGAGCGTCGACTAGCCCAGGAGCCGCTCACGGAAACGCTCCTCTGGGAGGCCAAGCGTGCTGGCTTTGCTGATCAAACCATTGCCGCATTGAATGGCTGCTCGATAACCGAAGTACGAACACTCCGCGATCAGTACGACCTTCACCCGGTATATAAAATGGTTGACACTTGTGCGGCGGAGTTTGCGGCGGCTACGCCATATTATTACAGCACCTATGAGATGGAAGATGAAGCGCCGCCGCTCGAGGGACCAAAGGCGGTCGTCATCGGCTCAGGGCCCATTCGTATTGGGCAGGGCATTGAATTCGATTATTGCAGCGTCAAATCCGCGCAGGCACTCCATCAGCGTGGTGTGGCTGCCATTATGATCAACAATAATCCCGAAACCGTTTCGACAGACTTCGACGCCTCCGATCGGCTCTATATCGAGGTGCTTGACGAAGAGAGTGTGATCGAAGTCCTCCGGCATGAACGAGGAGTAAATGCAACCTATCCTCCCGTTGTTCTCCAGTTCGGTGGACAAACTGCCATTAACCTCGCGCAACCCCTGGATGCTCACGGCGTGCCGATTCTCGGCAGCTCAGCAGAAACGATTGACATTGCGGAGGATCGACGGCGCTTCGAACGTTTCTTAGCTGAGCTTGGTATCCCTGAACCTCCCGGCGCGGGCGTGACCTCACTTGAAGAAGCCTTAGCGGTCGCCGAGCGAATTGGCTACCCGGTACTGGTACGGCCATCCTATGTCCTTGGTGGCCGGGCAATGGAAGTTGTCTATAGCGCTGAAATGCTCGAACGATACCTCCACGAGACTGCTGCGTTTGCCAGTGGCCGCCCAGTCTTGATCGACAAATATCTTGAAGGGAAAGAGCTCGAGGTTGATGCGATTTGTGACGGTGAAACTGTCCTCATCCCAGGGATCATGGAGCACATTGAGCGAGCGGGAGTCCATTCTGGCGACAGCTTTGCGGTTTATCCAGCACTGAGCCTTGACCCGCAGACAGTCAATACGCTTGTGACCTACACCACGCGGATTGCGCTAGCGCTTGGTGCCATCGGATTGATCAATATTCAATTTGTCTATCATCAGGGTCAGGTCTATGTCCTCGAAGTCAATCCTCGGGCGAGTCGAACGGTGCCTTTCCTCAGCAAAGTAACTGGTGTGCCAATGGTTGAGGTTGCTACGCGAATCATGCTCGGCGAATCGTTACGGGATCAGGGATACGTTGGCGGCTTATGGCCTCGACAACCACTTGTCGCTGTGAAGGCACCAGTGTTCTCAATGGCCAAGTTGCCAGGTGCTGAGGTTTCACTTGGCCCAGAGATGAAGTCAACCGGTGAAGCGATGGGCGTTGATCGCACATTCGCCGCTGCCCTCTACAAGGCAATGCTTGCGGCAGGATTATCGCTCCAGCCTCATTGTGGAGTGCTTGTTAGTCTCGCTGATCGTGATAAGCCTGTTGGCGTTGAGCTCGTCGCTGAGCTTGTTCGCATGGGCCATCCAATTTACGCCACTGCTGGAACGGCGGCGGCCTTACAGCAGGCGGGCTTACCGGTTGCGCAGGTCGCGAAGCGTATTAACGAGGGTTCGCCGAACGTGCTTGACATTATTCTTGATGGCACAGTGCGGGCTGTTATCAATACGCCTGGGCCAGACGACCACATGGTTCGTGACGGGTTCCAGATTCGTCGCGCGGCTGTTGAGCGTGGCATTCCCTGTATCACGTCAATCGACACTGCCCGGGCGCTCATTCAAGCGACACTTGCGGGCGGCGCTGCATTCTCTGTCCTACCGTTGCCGGAGTATCGCCAGCGGATCACCGCGGGTGTTGCGGCGGCCGAGGAGGAGCCTGTTTATGGTGAATAA